One segment of Panicum virgatum strain AP13 chromosome 1K, P.virgatum_v5, whole genome shotgun sequence DNA contains the following:
- the LOC120705587 gene encoding serine-rich adhesin for platelets-like isoform X1 translates to MEQDTPTLKPEWLQKDRAAGAANIWATASSRSDYHQGTGGSSRNHSSGHDRDGSSRQSSSRRSSGSNGSRRPERDAMGKSRGYANFGRNWDKDRERDSDSRERENRSTVADRHDFKSFGTCRSERDRMNRARSKADTWSKGEVNMNNGSASRNNAVSSSRSNDKSNTIVSTGTVVNSISNAAVGTSVSNVAVRTSISNASVGTSVSNASVSNTLSNVSNASSITFEREFPQLSLDDKNGRQGISKVPSPGISTPIQNVPLITTSDGWNSVLADLPLSSDVKKSPATSSILQIAPSKQTEVMLNSGTALSMAETVMQAPPRISSGPQLSIEAQKIEERTLRQYTLRPLTPPATKSSVLSSLKTKGTRLGDPTGSSKTVQQLKTQSANSSIRAPVKADISKLSQSGSFQILSREQNGTAHTGKDCLIKPVSPPPTPLGAMDTQKKPVVSQKLKIGISERPLPLQGPCSDRKSNVRDKHRFFEALRTKSSNGSSIAFESESQPSPSSLVDVKQDSSLSLGNDFSLFHSEMKCMENGKCFCEEANSSEGSQRQLSDTEENIPSQKPTVADGMSQQVLEQSREAGSSSEPADTGDEGFQSSLSDSAEGSMSSTPADSDDGWNRSQSGNEEASSLSEVTEPGDEDHPADISPEDKRFMILLGWREDEIVQVEPLDFDEIADTVKGCEELKKKLQSMESNDNIKSILHLINGQS, encoded by the exons ATGGAGCAGGACACACCCACGTTGAAGCCGGAATGGCTGCAGAAAGACAGGGCAGCAGGCGCCGCAAACATCTGGGCTACAGCTTCCTCACGCTCAG ATTATCATCAAGGTACAGGTGGTTCATCAAGAAACCATTCATCTGGACACGACCGTGACGGTAGTTCCCGGCAGTCTTCATCACGGAGAAGTTCAGGCTCGAATGGATCTCGGAGGCCTGAGCGAGATGCAATGGGGAAGTCAAGGGGCTATGCCAATTTCGGGAGGAACTGGGACAAGGATCGGGAGAGGGACTCTGATTCTCGTGAGAGGGAGAATAGATCAACTGTTGCAGATCGTCACGATTTCAAGTCCTTTGGCACATGCAGATCTGAAAGGGATAGGATGAATCGTGCCCGCTCGAAGGCAGACACATGGAGTAAGGGAGAAGTTAACATGAATAATGGTAGTGCCTCTAGGAATAATGCAGTTAGTTCTTCTAGAAGCAATGACAAAAGCAATACTATTGTTAGTACTGGAACTGTTGTTAACTCTATAAGCAATGCTGCTGTGGGGACCTCTGTAAGCAATGTTGCTGTCAGGACCTCTATAAGCAATGCTTCTGTTGGGACCTCAGTAAGCAATGCTTCGGTCAGTAACACCTTAAGCAATGTCAGCAATGCTTCTAGCATAACCTTTGAGCGAGAATTTCCACAGCTTAGTTTGGATGACAAAAATGGAAGACAAGGCATTAGCAAAGTCCCGTCTCCTGGTATCAGCACTCCAATTCAGAATGTGCCTCTGATAACTACATCTGATGGCTGGAACTCTGTGCTAGCAGATCTTCCTTTATCAAGTGATGTAAAGAAAAGCCCAGCCACATCTTCTATATTACAAATCGCTCCTAGTAAACAGACTGAAGTCATGCTAAACAGTGGGACTGCATTAAGCATGGCAGAAACAGTGATGCAAGCTCCTCCAAGAATTTCCAGTGGCCCTCAG TTATCGATCGAGGCtcagaagattgaagaaagaACCTTAAGGCAGTATACTCTAAGGCCTCTTACACCTCCAGCAACCAAATCTTCT GTGCTTAGTTCTTTGAAAACAAAAGGAACAAGACTTGGAGATCCTACTGGTTCTAGTAAGACTGTACAACAATTAAAAACACAGTCTGCCAACAGTTCTATTAGAGCTCCAGTTAAAGCCGATATTTCAAAGCTCTCTCAGTCAGGAAGTTTCCAAATCCTCAGTCGAGAGCAAAACGGTACTGCACACACTGGCAAAGACTGCCTTATCAAACCTGTGAGTCCTCCTCCAACTCCTTTGGGTGCAATGGATACACAGAAAAAGCCAGTTGTGAGCCAAAAGTTGAAGATTGGCATCAGTGAGCGTCCTCTACCCCTGCAAGGTCCATGTAGTGACAGAAAATCAAATGTAAGAGACAAGCATAGATTCTTTGAGGCGTTACGGACCAAGTCTTCAAATGGTTCGAGCATAGCCTTTGAGTCAGAGAGTCAGCCATCTCCATCCAGCTTAGTTGATGTGAAGCAGGATTCTTCTCTTAGTCTCGGAAATGATTTCTCCTTATTCCATTCTGAAATGAAATGCATGGAGAACGGGAAGTGTTTCTGTGAAGAAGCAAATTCTTCTGAGGGGTCCCAGAGGCAGCTATCTGATACTGAGGAGAACATTCCATCCCAGAAACCAACTGTTGCAGATGGAATGTCTCAGCAGGTTCTAGAGCAAAGCAGAGAAGCTGGCTCATCATCGGAGCCTGCTGACACAGGTGATGAAGGATTTCAGTCGTCCCTTTCGGACAGCGCTGAAGGCAGTATGTCCTCAACACCTGCAGATTCTGATGATGGGTGGAATAGATCCCAGTCTGGCAATGAGGAAGCTAGTTCATTATCAGAGGTTACCGAACCAGGTGATGAGGACCATCCAGCTGATATTTCTCCCGAAGATAAGCGTTTCATGATATTGCTTGGCTGGAGAGAAGATGAAATAGTGCAAGTTGAACCTTTGGATTTCGATGAGATTGCAGATACT GTAAAAGGCTGTGAGGAACTCAAGAAGAAACTTCAGTCTATGGAGTCCAATGATAATATCAAGAGTATTCTCCACCTTATTAACGGGCAGAGCTAA
- the LOC120705587 gene encoding serine-rich adhesin for platelets-like isoform X2, producing the protein MGKSRGYANFGRNWDKDRERDSDSRERENRSTVADRHDFKSFGTCRSERDRMNRARSKADTWSKGEVNMNNGSASRNNAVSSSRSNDKSNTIVSTGTVVNSISNAAVGTSVSNVAVRTSISNASVGTSVSNASVSNTLSNVSNASSITFEREFPQLSLDDKNGRQGISKVPSPGISTPIQNVPLITTSDGWNSVLADLPLSSDVKKSPATSSILQIAPSKQTEVMLNSGTALSMAETVMQAPPRISSGPQLSIEAQKIEERTLRQYTLRPLTPPATKSSVLSSLKTKGTRLGDPTGSSKTVQQLKTQSANSSIRAPVKADISKLSQSGSFQILSREQNGTAHTGKDCLIKPVSPPPTPLGAMDTQKKPVVSQKLKIGISERPLPLQGPCSDRKSNVRDKHRFFEALRTKSSNGSSIAFESESQPSPSSLVDVKQDSSLSLGNDFSLFHSEMKCMENGKCFCEEANSSEGSQRQLSDTEENIPSQKPTVADGMSQQVLEQSREAGSSSEPADTGDEGFQSSLSDSAEGSMSSTPADSDDGWNRSQSGNEEASSLSEVTEPGDEDHPADISPEDKRFMILLGWREDEIVQVEPLDFDEIADTVKGCEELKKKLQSMESNDNIKSILHLINGQS; encoded by the exons ATGGGGAAGTCAAGGGGCTATGCCAATTTCGGGAGGAACTGGGACAAGGATCGGGAGAGGGACTCTGATTCTCGTGAGAGGGAGAATAGATCAACTGTTGCAGATCGTCACGATTTCAAGTCCTTTGGCACATGCAGATCTGAAAGGGATAGGATGAATCGTGCCCGCTCGAAGGCAGACACATGGAGTAAGGGAGAAGTTAACATGAATAATGGTAGTGCCTCTAGGAATAATGCAGTTAGTTCTTCTAGAAGCAATGACAAAAGCAATACTATTGTTAGTACTGGAACTGTTGTTAACTCTATAAGCAATGCTGCTGTGGGGACCTCTGTAAGCAATGTTGCTGTCAGGACCTCTATAAGCAATGCTTCTGTTGGGACCTCAGTAAGCAATGCTTCGGTCAGTAACACCTTAAGCAATGTCAGCAATGCTTCTAGCATAACCTTTGAGCGAGAATTTCCACAGCTTAGTTTGGATGACAAAAATGGAAGACAAGGCATTAGCAAAGTCCCGTCTCCTGGTATCAGCACTCCAATTCAGAATGTGCCTCTGATAACTACATCTGATGGCTGGAACTCTGTGCTAGCAGATCTTCCTTTATCAAGTGATGTAAAGAAAAGCCCAGCCACATCTTCTATATTACAAATCGCTCCTAGTAAACAGACTGAAGTCATGCTAAACAGTGGGACTGCATTAAGCATGGCAGAAACAGTGATGCAAGCTCCTCCAAGAATTTCCAGTGGCCCTCAG TTATCGATCGAGGCtcagaagattgaagaaagaACCTTAAGGCAGTATACTCTAAGGCCTCTTACACCTCCAGCAACCAAATCTTCT GTGCTTAGTTCTTTGAAAACAAAAGGAACAAGACTTGGAGATCCTACTGGTTCTAGTAAGACTGTACAACAATTAAAAACACAGTCTGCCAACAGTTCTATTAGAGCTCCAGTTAAAGCCGATATTTCAAAGCTCTCTCAGTCAGGAAGTTTCCAAATCCTCAGTCGAGAGCAAAACGGTACTGCACACACTGGCAAAGACTGCCTTATCAAACCTGTGAGTCCTCCTCCAACTCCTTTGGGTGCAATGGATACACAGAAAAAGCCAGTTGTGAGCCAAAAGTTGAAGATTGGCATCAGTGAGCGTCCTCTACCCCTGCAAGGTCCATGTAGTGACAGAAAATCAAATGTAAGAGACAAGCATAGATTCTTTGAGGCGTTACGGACCAAGTCTTCAAATGGTTCGAGCATAGCCTTTGAGTCAGAGAGTCAGCCATCTCCATCCAGCTTAGTTGATGTGAAGCAGGATTCTTCTCTTAGTCTCGGAAATGATTTCTCCTTATTCCATTCTGAAATGAAATGCATGGAGAACGGGAAGTGTTTCTGTGAAGAAGCAAATTCTTCTGAGGGGTCCCAGAGGCAGCTATCTGATACTGAGGAGAACATTCCATCCCAGAAACCAACTGTTGCAGATGGAATGTCTCAGCAGGTTCTAGAGCAAAGCAGAGAAGCTGGCTCATCATCGGAGCCTGCTGACACAGGTGATGAAGGATTTCAGTCGTCCCTTTCGGACAGCGCTGAAGGCAGTATGTCCTCAACACCTGCAGATTCTGATGATGGGTGGAATAGATCCCAGTCTGGCAATGAGGAAGCTAGTTCATTATCAGAGGTTACCGAACCAGGTGATGAGGACCATCCAGCTGATATTTCTCCCGAAGATAAGCGTTTCATGATATTGCTTGGCTGGAGAGAAGATGAAATAGTGCAAGTTGAACCTTTGGATTTCGATGAGATTGCAGATACT GTAAAAGGCTGTGAGGAACTCAAGAAGAAACTTCAGTCTATGGAGTCCAATGATAATATCAAGAGTATTCTCCACCTTATTAACGGGCAGAGCTAA
- the LOC120705577 gene encoding uncharacterized protein LOC120705577, translated as MARSPRGRNLQARQRRSASSDVPSCSWKAKGTGKENDMSVTSEKNEWKGATCPVCLEHPHDAVLLLCTSHHKGCRPYMCGTNYRHSNCLEHFKEAYAKEKMALDVSAESAPSLPLSSNTQPASKQPCAMELACPLCRGEVKGWTVVEPARRYLNRKRRTCMHDGCSFVGSYKELCKHVKSKHPSAKPREVDPAIADEWKKFECERERQDAISTIRAMNPGAVIMGDYVLELNGGGNSHLPIDGENFDLEERLNFFTSLDRTLNERIDLYDSSDGGLDEGFDFLASLFARGRRIATGDSFSRAYRRHRERPRRSTSTVDTSDIQRDSVNTQRGRTGTVRAVGRTSRRHHPMVAPTRPTRGS; from the coding sequence ATGGCGAGATCACCAAGAGGCCGCAACCTCCAAGCTCGTCAACGTAGGTCAGCTTCTTCTGATGTTCCATCGTGCTCCTGGAAGGCAAAAGGAACAGGCAAAGAAAATGATATGTCAGTGACCTCTGAGAAGAATGAATGGAAAGGTGCCACTTGCCCAGTTTGCTTGGAGCATCCACATGATGCCGTCCTCCTCTTGTGTACCTCTCATCACAAGGGCTGCCGACCATACATGTGTGGTACCAACTACCGTCATTCTAACTGCCTTGAACACTTCAAAGAAGCTTATGCAAAGGAAAAAATGGCTCTTGATGTTTCAGCAGAGTCTGCACCCAGCCTTCCATTGTCCTCAAACACACAGCCTGCAAGCAAGCAGCCATGTGCCATGGAACTTGCTTGTCCTCTCTGCCGTGGCGAGGTTAAAGGATGGACTGTGGTTGAACCTGCTCGTCGGTATCTCAACCGGAAGCGGAGAACCTGCATGCATGATGGCTGCTCCTTTGTTGGCTCGTATAAGGAACTTTGCAAGCATGTGAAGTCCAAGCACCCTTCAGCCAAACCTCGTGAAGTTGATCCTGCTATTGCAGATGAGTGGAAGAAGTTTGAATGTGAGAGAGAGCGGCAGGATGCAATCAGCACTATCAGGGCCATGAACCCAGGAGCTGTGATCATGGGGGATTATGTCCTTGAGTTGAATGGTGGGGGCAACAGCCATTTGCCCATTGATGGCGAGAACTTTGACTTGGAGGAAAGGCTCAACTTCTTCACATCCTTAGATCGCACTCTGAATGAGAGGATTGACTTGTATGACTCGTCAGATGGCGGTTTGGATGAGGGCTTTGACTTCTTGGCGTCCTTGTTTGCTCGTGGCAGGAGAATCGCTACTGGAGATTCATTTAGCAGGGCATATAGAAGACATAGGGAGAGGCCTAGGCGTTCAACCAGCACTGTTGATACTTCTGACATTCAGCGTGACTCAGTTAACACTCAAAGGGGGCGGACTGGTACTGTTCGGGCTGTAGGAAGAACTTCACGACGACACCATCCTATGGTGGCTCCTACAAGGCCAACTCGCGGCAGCTGA
- the LOC120705573 gene encoding uncharacterized protein LOC120705573: protein MADAPSASPLLRPQPPPPAGGKPPPPAASRFARCSSHAHDELRSFRACLAWLCVDHSPSRGLAGAGSWAVFLLLAVAAPAAARLLLLPAAGPPPPRPYDGQVQVSLTLAASLAYVSLRAVLRRSGGLRRLLYLDSLRRDSEDVQAGYTAQLARSFRVLACFVLPCALAEAAYKACWYYHHYYYAAALGGSPWWPAAAAACALEAASWVYRVALFFMVCVLFRVICYLQILRMVGFAREFGRFADVATVLQHHRRIREQLRKISHRYRKFIVCSLILVSASQFAALLSTTRPHAVVNRATAGELALCSLSLVAGLLVCLHSAAKITHKTQAMTSVAAAWHADATVHAFDNDQENPDPDLPPTAGYLAPANAYRVAAGEESGSDDDDDGQSDTSSLDDPKYVPFQANICFQKRQALVTYLENNRAGITVYGFVVDRAWLHALFMIEFSLVMWLLGKTVGIS from the exons ATGGCGGACgcgccgtcggcgtcgccgctgctgcggccccagccgccgccgccggcgggcgggAAGCCGCCGCCCCCCGCGGCGTCGCGGTTCGCGCGGTGCTCGTCGCACGCGCACGACGAGCTCCGCAGCTTCCGCGCCTGCCTCGCCTGGCTCTGCGTCGACCACTCCCCGTCCCGGGGTCTCGCGGGCGCGGGCTCCTGGGcggtcttcctcctcctcgccgtcgccgcgcccgccgccgcccgcctcctcctcctccccgccgccggcccgccgcccccgcggcccTACGACGGGCAGGTCCAGGTCTCCCTCACCCTCGCCGCGTCGCTCGCCTACGTCTCCCTCCGCGCCGTCCTccgccgctccggcggcctgcgcCGCCTGCTCTACCTCGACAGCCTCCGCCGCGACTCCGAGGACGTGCAGGCCGGGTACACGGCGCAGCTCGCGCGCTCCTTCCGCGTCCTCGCCTGCTTCGTGCTCCCCTGCGCGCTCGCCGAGGCCGCGTACAAGGCCTGCTGGTACTACCACCACTACTACTacgccgccgcgctcggcgGCTCCCCGTggtggcccgccgccgccgccgcctgcgcgctcgAGGCCGCCTCCTGGGTCTACCGCGTCGCGCTCTTCTTCATGGTCTGCGTCCTCTTCCGGGTCATCTGCTACCTGCAGATCCTGCGGATGGTCGGCTTCGCGCGCGAGTTCGGCAGGTTCGCCGACGTCGCCACCGTGCTGCAGCACCACCGACGGATCAGGGAGCAGCTCAGGAAGATCAGCCACCGCTACCGCAAGTTCATTGTCTGCAGCCTCATCCTCGTCTCCGCCAGCCAGTTCGCCGCGCTGCTCTCCACCACCAGGCCGCACGCCGTCGTCAatcgcgccaccgccggcgagctcgcg CTGTGCTCGCTGAGCCTGGTGGCGGGCCTGCTGGTGTGCTTGCACAGCGCGGCCAAGATCACGCACAAGACGCAGGCGATGacgagcgtggcggcggcgtggcacgcGGACGCCACGGTGCACGCCTTCGACAACGACCAGGAGAACCCGGACCCGGACCTGCCCCCCACCGCCGGCTACCTCGCGCCCGCCAACGCCTACcgcgtggccgccggcgaggagtccggcagcgacgacgacgacgacggccaaAGCGACACGTCCTCCCTCGACGACCCCAAGTACGTCCCGTTCCAGGCCAACATCTGCTTCCAGAAGCGGCAGGCGCTCG TGACGTACCTGGAGAACAACCGGGCCGGGATCACGGTGTACGGCTTCGTGGTGGACCGGGCGTGGCTGCACGCGCTGTTCATGATCGAGTTCTCGCTCGTCATGTGGCTGCTCGGCAAGACCGTCGGAATATCGTGA